CCAGCGAGATAGTGCTGGCGCTGGCCGGCTTCCTGTCCCACGAGGGCAAGTTCAACGTCTTCGTCGTGGTGCTGGCAGCGACGGCCGGCTCGTTGGTCGGCGCGCTGGTGCTCTACTGGCTCGGCGCGGCGCTCGGCGAGGAACGGCTCAAGCGCTGGCTGGACCGGATCCCGCTGGTGGACCGCGACGACCTGGAGAGGGCCGACCGCTGGTTCGAGCGGCACGGCCGGTGGGCGGTGTTGATCGGCCGGGTGGTGCCTGTGGTCCGCAGCCTGGTCTCCGTCCCGGCCGGCGCCAACCGGATGCCGCTGGGCGAGTTCGTCCTCCTCACCACGATCGGCAGCGGGGTGTGGAACGCCCTCATCGTGGGTGCCGGTTACGCGCTGGGCAGCCGCTGGCAGGACGTCGCCCGCTACAGCGACTGGTTCAACTACGCCATCGGGGCGGTCTTCGTCGTGATGGTGGTCCTGTGGGTGATCCGCAAGATCCGCCGCCGTCGCACGCGCGACGACCGGCGGTCGGTGACCGCCGGTCGTTGAACCGCGTTCCGCTCAGCCGGGCAGCGCGACGGGCTGCTGGGGCCGGCGCAGCACCGCCTGCTCCAGCGCCGACCAGGCGGTCGTCGTCACCAGGTAGATCAGCGCCGCGAGCGGCAGCACCAGCGCCACAAGCACTGTCGTGAACGGCAGCAGGGGCAGCAGCCGGCCGAGCGTGGCGGCACCCGGGCCCTCGGTGGGCGTACCGGCCACCGTGCCGACCGCCGCCTGCGCCCGGCGGGCCCGGCGCGACGACCACCAGGCAAGCACCAGCAGCAGGGCCAGCAGGGCGACGAAGAGCGGTCCGGCCGCCCCGGCCAACCCGTCGCTCACGTGGTGGCCCAGCGGCACCCCGGCCAGCCGCTCGTCCAGCAGCCCTGTGCCGCCCTCGTCGGTGGCGAACAGCCGGTACAGCACCAGCAGGAACGGCGCCTGGAGCAGCAACGGAAGGCAGCCGGCGATCGGGTTCGCGCCGGCGGAGCGGTAGAGCGCGAACACCTCGCGCTGGAGGGCCGCCGGGTCGTCGGCGTACCGCTGCTGGAGATCGCGCACCTGGGGGGCGAGCGCCGCGCGGCGCCGTTCCCCGCGGACCTGCGCGACTGTCAGCGGCGCGATGAGCAACCGGACGGCGATGGTGAGCAGCACGATGGCGGCGACGGTCGCCGTGCCATCGGCGAACGGTTCGAGCAGATCGGTGAGCCAGGACAACGCGGTGCCGGCGGCGCCGACGACGCTGTGCAGTGGTGCGAAGGCGAGCATGGGAAACCCCTCGGTCCGATTCCGGTGGGTCCTCCCCCGGCGGCGACCGCCGGCACGGAGGACCGGTGACTGCGGGATCGGCCGCGCGGCGGTGTGGCGCTACGCGGCCGAGGGGCGTCCGGGCGCGCGGGGGCGAGGTCGGCCGGCGGCGTCCGGGTCGATCTGACGGGGAACCCGGCGACCTCGGGCGCGGGCACGCAGCCCGGCCCAGCGTCGCGCGACGCCTGGCGCCCCCGCCTGGCCGACAACGTGCGCGGCGAGCAGCGCGGTGAACAGGACCAGAGCGGTCAGGGCGGCCCCCGCCAGCAGGTCGGCCGGGCGGTCCGCAAGCATGGTGAGCTGGGCGAACGCGGACATCCACGCGACCCAGAGGAACCCCAGCGGCACCGGCACGGGCTCAGCATAGGACCCGCTGTCGCGCCGTCCGGCCGAATCGCGATCGCCCCGACCGGCTCAGCCACGCGCACACGGGCCAGTAGTGGCCGACACGCGCGGGCCGCGCGCCGTTCCACGTTTCCGGGCGTTGCCACTGTGGGTAACCATGCGGCCGACCGACGCGGACGGACCGCGAGAGGCAGAAACGGACGGTGGTGTCGCGATGACGGGCCAGCTGGCGGAGGCATCCAGCGGGACGACCGCGGGAACCGATGTGCTCACCGTGGGTGTCGAGGAGGAGTTCCTGCTCGTCGACCCGCACACCGGAGCCGCGGTGCCCGCCGTCGACCTCGTGCTGGAGCAGGTGCCGGCGGAACTGCGCGGTCAGGTGGAGCGCGAGTTCCAGACCAGCCAGATCGAGATCGGCACTCCCCCCGGCCTCGAGCTGTCCTCGATCCGGCACTCCCTCGGCGTACTGCGTAAGGCGCTGAGCGACGCGGCCGAGCGGGCCGGCGTACGGCTGCTGGCCATCGGCACCGGCCCGGTGGACGGCCCGGTGCCGCCGGTGGTCGACAAGCCCCGCTTCGACCGGATGATCGAACGGTTCCGGCTGCTCGTTCCCGGCCCCGGCAACAACGGCATGCACGTGCACGTGGGCATTCCCGATCCGGAGACCGGCGTGCAGGTGCTCAACCACGTCCGGCCGTGGTTGCCGATGCTGCACGCCCTCACCACCAACTCGCCGTTCTCCCGTGGCGAGGACACCGGCTACGCGAGCTGGCGCTCGGTGGAGTGGGAGCGCTGGCCGTCGGTGGCGCCGACGCCCTGGTTGGAGTCGCACGAGCACTACCAGCGGCTGATCCGTCAGTTGATCTCCAGCGGGGTGATGCTCGACGAGGGGATGCTCTACTGGTACGCCCGGCTGTCGGCGAAGTACCCGACCGTGGAGCTGCGGATCGGCGACGTCTGCCCGACGGTGGACGACGCGGTGCTGGTCGCCGCGCTGGTCCGGGCACTCGTGGCCACCGCCATCGCCGACGTCGAGGCCGACCGGCCGGCCCTGCGGACCGACCACCACCTGCTGGTCGGCGCGCACTGGCGGGCCGCCCACGACGGCCTGGAGGGCGACGGCGTCGACGTCACCACGGGCGAGCTGCGCCCGGCCTGGGAGCTGCTGGACGGGTTCGTGGAGCGGCTGCGGCCGGCGCTGGAGCAGCACGGCGACTGGGCGGAGGTGTCCGACCTGCTGGGCGGGCTGCGCCGCCACGGCACGGGCGCGGCCCGGCAGCGCGCCGTGTACGCCCGTACCGGACGGCTCGTCGACGTGGTGCAGGACGTGGCGCGACAGACCCGCGGCTGAACGCGCCCGTGACAGGATGATCCCGTGGCGCAACGACTGATCGTCATCGGCGGGGACGCCGCCGGCATGTCGGCGGCGTCCCAGGCGCGACGCCGCCGTGGCAGCGACGACCTGGAGATCGTGGTCTTCGAGCGGGGTCACTTCACCTCGTACTCGTCGTGCGGCATCCCGTACTGGATCAGCGGGATGGTGTCCGGCCCCGAGGAGTTGATCGCGCGGACGCCGGAGACGTTCCGCACGCAGTACGCCATGGACGTGCGGATGCGCCACGAGGTGACGGCCATCGACCTGGAACGCCGCGAGGTCGTCGCCCGGGACCTGGAGGGCGGCGGCGAGGTCCGCGAGCGCTTCGACGACCTGGTGTACGCCGCGGGCGCGGTGCCGGTGCAGCCACCGTGGGCGGACACCGACGCGGGCGGCGTGTTCGGGATGCAGACCCTCGACGACGGCGCGGCCCTACGCGCCTGGCTGGACGCCGAGCCGCAGCCGCGCCGGGCCGTGGTCATCGGTGGCGGGTACATCGGCGTCGAGATGGCCGAGGCGCTGATCGAGCGCGGCCTCACGGTGACCCTTGTCGAGGCGGGCGAACAACCCATGGCGACGGTGGACGGCGACATGGCCGAACTCGTCGCCGAGGCCATGCGCGGCCTCGGCGTCACGATCCGCACCAGCCTGCCGGTGACCGGCCTGGAGCAGCGGGACGGCCGGGTGTCCGCGGTGGTCACGGCCGAGGGGCCGATGCCTACCGACGTCGTGGTCCTGGGTCTGGGCGTACGCCCGAACACCGCGCTCGCCAAGGCTGCCGGCTTCCCGATCGGGCCGACGGGTGGCATCCGGGTGGACCGCCGGCTGCGGGTGCCGGGACTGCCCGGGGTCTGGGCCGCCGGCGACTGCGTGGAGACGCTGCACCGGGTCAGCGGAATGCCTGTGCACGTGCCGCTGGGCACGCACGCCAACAAGCAGGGCCGGGCGGCCGGAATCAACATCGGCGGCGGGTACGCGACCTTCCCGGGCGTGATCGGCACGGCGGTGACCAAGGTCTGTGACCTGGAGGTGGGTCGCACGGGCCTGCGCGAGCGGGAGGCCGAGGCGGCAGGCTTCGAGTTCGTCTCGGTGGTGGCCGAGTCGACCAACCGGGCCGGCTACTACCCGGGCGCGCGGCAGATGACCGTCAAGTTGATCGCCGAGCGACCCAGCGGCCGGCTGCTCGGCGCGCAGATCGTCGGCTGGTCCGAGGCTGCCAAACGGATCGACACGTTGGCCGTGGCGCTGTGGAACGGCATGACGGTGGATGACATGACCGCGCTGGACCTCGGCTACGCTCCGCCGTACGCGCCGGTCTGGGATCCGGTGCTGATCGCCGCCCGAAAGGCGGTCGACGCGCTGGCCGCTCTCGACCGCTGACCCGCGTCCGCCGTGGAGGACCACCCCGTGACCCAGACTCCGACCAGGTCGGCAGCGCGCCGACGCCCGACAATGGTCGATGTCGCCCGGCACGCCGGGGTCAGCCTGAAGACGGTCTCCCGGGTGGTCAACGACGAGCCGGTGGGGCAGGAACTGCTCGGGCGGGTGCTGGCCGCCATCGCCGAGCTGGGTTTCCGGCGCAACGACATCGCGCGCAACCTGCGCTCGCGGCAGCTCAACGCCACAGTCGGGCTGCTGATCGAGGAGATCGCCAACCCGTTCTACGCCACCATCGCGAGCGTCGCGGCAGAGATCGCCGCCGCGCACGGCACCATGTTGATCACCGCCTCCTCCGAGGAGGACCCGGAGCGCGAACGCGCCGTCCTCCAGGACTTCACCCAGCGCCGGGTCGACGGGCTGCTTGTGGTGCCGGCCGGTGACGACCACTCGTTCCTGCGCCGCGAGGTCGAGCTGGGCATGCCTGTGGTCTTCCTGGACCGGCCACCGCAGGGGCTGCTCGCGGATGCCGTGCTGCTGGACAACCGCGGTGGCGGCCAGGCCGGGGTCGGCGCGCTGCTCGACGAGGGGCACCTGCGGGTGGGTCTCCTGCTCGGCGCGCCGAGCGTCCCCACCATGCGTGAGCGGCTGGTCGGCGCGCGGGCCGCGCTGGCGGCGGCCGGGGTCGAGCCGGACGACGCACTGGTCCGCGACCGCCTGATCGCTCCCGAGGACGCCGGTCGGGCTGTCGCCGCGCTGCTCGACCTTCCGGACCCGCCCACCGCGTTCTTCTGCGGCAACAACAGGCTCACCGTCGGCGCTCTCGCCGAGCTGCACCGGCGGGGCAGCGACGCGGCGTTGGTCGGCTTCGACGACTTCGAGCTGGCCCACCTGATGCCCCGGCCGTTGCGGGTCGTCGGGTACGACACGCGGGAGCTGGCCCGGGTAGCGACGGAGCGCCTGTTCCACCGCATAGCCGGCGACGACTCCCCGCCGTCGACCACAGTGCTCCCGACCCGCCTCCTCCGCCGCGGCCTGACACGCCCCTGACCCCCTCGCCCGGGTCGATCATGGAGTTGATCGACCCGGCAAGGGTTTAGCCCGCGACGGCGAGGAGGGCGTCTACCTCCGGCTTTCGGGGTGGGTCGGCGCCCCGGTGGGCGCAGGTCAGCGCCGCGACAGTCGCGGCCTGGCGCAGCACAGTGCTCCACTGCTGCTCGGTCACCGCCGCGAGCCGGTCGGCCGGCCGGTCACCGAGCGCGTCGACGTCGGCCAGCGCGGCCAGCAGGCCACCCGTGAACGAGTCGCCGGCGCCGACGGTGTCGACAACCGTGGTGCGTACCGCCTTTTGTTCGTGCAGCGCGCCGTTCGGGGCGAGCAGCAACGCGCCCTCGCCGCCCCGGGTGACCACTCCGCAGGCCACCCCGGCCTCGCGCCACTCGGCAAGCACGTCGCCCACCGAGCGGTCCGGGTAGAGCCAGGCCAGGTCCTCGTCGCTGGCCTTGACCAGGTGCGCGAGGCGGATCTGCCGGCGTGCCCGCACCTGCTCCGCGGCCCGGTCCGTGACGATGCTCGGGCGTAGGTTGAGGTCGATCGAGATGGTCAACCCGTCGCGGTCGCGTTCGCGGGAGAGCAGACCCTCCAGCACGTGCGCGCCGGGCGCGAGCGCGAGCGCGAGCGACCCGGTGTGCAGGGCCGTCGCCGACGATCCGGCCAGCTCGGGCAGCTCCTGCGGGGTCCACTGCCAGTCCGCCGTGCCGTCGAGCCGGAACTCGTAGCTGGCCTGCCCGGCCGCGTTCAGGGTGGCCACCGCGACCGAGGTGGGCTCCTCGGCGTGGACCGCCCACCGCAGGTCCACCCGGTTGGCCGTCAGGTGCTCGGCGATCTGCCGGCCGTACCCGTCGGGGCCGAGCCGGGCCAGCAGCCGTACCGGCTTGTCGAGCCGTGCCAGGGTGACCGCCACGTTCGCCGGGGAGCCACCCGGCACGGCCCGCTGCCCGTCGGCGGTGACCACCAGGTCGATGAGGGCCTCACCCGCGACCACGATCATGCGGTCACCGTGCCCGGGGCGAGCGGACCGGGGCCACCGAGCCCGTCGGCCGAGCGGGACAGCAGCACCGCCTGGTACGCGTGGTAGACGTCCGGCCGGCCGTGCCAGACCGTGTCGGCGGGCAGGTTCTCCGCGTCCAGCTCGTGCCGCCAGCCGGTGCCGTCGATGAGGTAGCGGCGCGCGTACGCCCAGAAGACCCGGTACCAGTCGGCGTAGACCGCGTCGCCGGTGCGACGGTGCAGGGTGATCGCCGCGCCGATGGCCTCGGCGAGCACCCAGTGCATCCGGGAGCGCACCACCGGCCGGTCGTCCCAGTCGATCGTGTAGACGAAGCCGTCGGCGCCGTCGACAGCCCAGCCGCGCCGCACGGCGGCGGCGAACAGGGTACGGGCGTCGGCGACCAGCCAGCCCGGTGGCTGCTGCAGGACCGCCTCCAACTCCAGCAGCAGCCGGGCCCATTCCAGCCAGTGGCCCATCGTCGAGCCGTACGGCCGGAACGGGTCGGCGGGCTGGTCCCGGTTGTAGTCGAGCAGTGGCGTCCAGTCGGCGGTGAAGTGCTCGGGCAGTCGCCAGTCGTGCCGGGCGGCCTCGGTGTGCACCAGGTGGGTGGCGATCCGCAGGGCCCGGTCGGTCCAGCTCGCGTCGCCGGTGGCGGCGGCAGCGGCGAGGAACGCCTCGACCATGTGCATGCTGCTGTTCGCGCCTCGGTAGTCCTCGGTGACCGTCCAGTCCCGGTTCCACGATTCGCGGACCGCGCCGGCGTCGTCGTCCCAGAACCGGTCCCGCACGACTGTCAGCACGTCGGCGAGCAGGCGGTCGGCGCCGGGTCGCCCGGCCCGGGTGGCGCTGGACGCGGCGAGCAGCACGAACGCGTGGTCGTAGCCGGCCTTGCGCTCGTCGGTAGGTGTGCCCTGCTGGTCCACTCCGCCGAACCAGCCGCCGAACCTGTCGTCGCGCAGCAGCGTGCTGAGCGCGGCGACGCCGTGGTCGACGAGGGCGGCGGCATCCGGGTCGCCGCCGGAGTGGGCGAGCGCTGCCACGTGCGTCATCCGGCAGGTGATCCAGGTGTGGAGAGGCTCGCCACGGTCCGGGGTGCGGTCGTCGGTGAGCCACCAGAACCCGCCCTCGGGGCGGACCGCGCGGCGGGCCGTGTCGAGCAGCGTGCGGGTCTGGTCGGCGAGGAACCCGTCCAGGTCGGGCAGGTCGGGCGACCCTGCGGGAGCGGGGGTCGTGGCGGCGTCGGGTCGGGGCAGGTCGGTCATCTCAGCTGGTCACCGTCGGGTAGGAAAGGGGCATACGGCCAGAATCGGCGGACGGACCGGGTTCGCGTCGGGAAACCCGCCAACGGGACACCGTAAACCGGCCTGTCGCGCCGGGTAAGAGCAAGAGGATCATGTGTACGATTCCTCCCGCCTCGCCCGTTGACATCGTTGTCAGGTCTCAACCCTGCTCCGACGGCCGGCCGACTGTCAATTGCGCCTGCGTCACACCCGCCTGGCTGAGCGACCACTCAGCGTCCTCGGCGTCGGTGGTCCCTGCCCGGCACGCCGCACCACGGGCCCCGCTCAGTAGTAGTCGTCGATCGGCCGACGTGCATCCTCGAACAGCGCCGGCCCCTCGTAGCGGACCGGAGGCAGCGGCGGGGTGGCCGGCTTGACCTCCTCGAACTGCTCGCCGGACAGGGCGTACACCACCCGGCCGAGGCCGGACCTGTCGATCGCGGTCGCGCACATCGGGCAGGGCTGGCAGCTCGTGAACATCGTGGTGCCGGCGGCCGCCTCCGGGGAGAGTTGCCGGGCAGCCCAGCGCGCCAGCTTCAGCTCCGGGTGGGCGGTGATGTCCGAATCCGAGACCACCGTGTTGTGGTCCTCGATCAGGACGACGCCGTCCGCGCCGACAAGCAACGAGCCGAACGGCCGTTCGCCCGCGGCACCGGCCCGGCTGGCGATGTCGACGGCGCGGCGGAGAAACGTCTCGTCCTCAGGGGTCATGAGTCCACGCTAGCCACAGTGGACCTGGCACGCGAACACTGTCGACTCGACACGGGCAAGGCCCCAGGATGACCGGATGGATCTGCCTGAGGGACTTGCCTGGATACGAGGGTCAGCGGGCGGCCGGGCCTGGCTGGCCACGCTCCCGAGGTTGCTTGCGGAGTGCGCCGAGGGGTGGTCGCTGCGACTGGGCCCGCCCTTCCGGTACGCGTACGCCTCCCTCGCGCTCCCCGCCGACCTGCCCGACGGCACGGCGGCGGTGCTCAAGCTCCAGTTCCCGGCCGAGGACAGCCAGCACGAGGCCCACGCGCTGGCCCACTGGGACGGCGACGGCGCAATCCGGCTGCTCGCGCACGACCCGCAACGGCACGCCCTGCTCGTGGAACGCTGCCGACCCGGCACACCGCTGTACGAGCTGCCGACGGACCGGGCACTGGACGCGGCGATCGACGTGCTGCCCCGGCTCTGGCGGCCGGCCGGCGCACCGTTCACCCCGCTCGCCGCGGAGGCGGCCGGCTGGCTCGACCGCATCCCCCGAAGCTGGGAACGGACCGGCCGGCCGTACGAGCGGCGACTGCTCGACGCGGCGTGCAGCCTGCTCGTCGACCTGGCATCGAGCCAGGGCGAGCAGGTGCTCGTCAACCAGGACATGCACGCCGGCAACGTGCTCGCCGCCGACCGCGAGCCATGGCTGGTGATCGACCCGAAGCCACTGAGCGGCGAACGGGAGTTCTCGGTCGTGCCGCTCGTGCGCGGTCAGGAGCTGGGGCACTCGCCGGCCGCCGTCCGGCACCGGCTCGACCGGCTCAGCACCGAGCTGGGGCTGGACACCGAGCGGGTACGGGGTTGGACGATCGGCCACACCATGGCCTGGAGCATCGACGGGGACGTCGTCTTCCCGCACCAGATCGAGACCGTCCGCTGGCTGCTCGACGGCGAGTGAACCTCCGGCATTGCGCCGATGATCGCGCTCGATCCAGGATGTAGTGGCCTCCGCGCTCCGACAGGCCACTACATCCTGGATCGAGCACGATCATGCCCACGGGAGCAGGCGGCGGCGGGCGGCGGCGGGCGGCGGCGGGCGGCGGCGGCGGGCGGCGGCGGGCGGCGGGCGGCGGTTCAGGCGGGTTGGCAGGTGCGGCACCAGTAGAGGTTGCGGCCGGCCAGCTCGCCTCGGCTGACCTCGGTGCCGCAGACGTGGCAGAGCCCTCCGGCGCGGCGGTAGACGTACACCTCGCCGCCGTGGCGGTCGACCCGCGGCGGCCGACCCATCGCCTCCGGCAGGTGCACGGCGCGGACCGTGTCGATCCGCCCCTGCCGCAGAGCGAGGCGCATCAACTCGACCAGGTCGGCCCAGAGCGCGTCCCAGCCGACTCGGGTCAGCCCTCGGCCCGGCATGGTCGGCGGCAGCCCGGCACGGAAGAGCGCCTCGGTCACGAAGATCAGCCCCGTGCCGGCCACCACCGACTGGTCCAGCAGCAGCGCCGCGAGGGGCGTCGGGCTGCGGGAGATCCGGGCGTACGCCCGCTCGGGGTCGGCGTCGGCGCGCAGCGGGTCCGGTCCGAGGCGCTCGCGCAGGGCGCTGACCTCGGGCGGGGTGAACAGTTCGCAGGCGGTGGGCCCGCGCAGGTCGAGCCAGTGCCTGTCACTGGCCAGCCGCAGCCGGAGCTGGCCGACCGGATCGGGCGGCGTCCCCGGCCCGTCGGTGAACTTTCCGTACAGGCCGAGGTGCACGTGCAGGGTCAACTCGTCGGCGTAGTGGTGCAGGAGATGCTTGCCGTACGCCTCGGTGCTCTCCAGGACGGTGCCGGAGAGGCGGGCGGCCCCCTCGGCGAAGCGGCCCTGCGGGCTGGCGGCGTGCAGCTTGTCCCCGGCGAACAGCTCGGCGTGCCGGGCCGCCAGGCGATGAATCGTGTGTCCCTCTGGCACGGGTGCCAAGGATAGCCAGCGCGGCGGCTGGGTGCGCCGCGCTGCGGCGTCAGCCCTGGCGCTGCTCCTTCAGGTCGGTCACGAACGCCGCCCAGGTGGCCGGCGCGAAGGTGAGCGCCGGGCCGGTCGGGTCCTTGCTGTCGCGCACGCCCACGACGTCGGGCAGGTTGTCGGCCACCTCGACGCAGTTGCCGCCGCTCCCGCCGCTGCGGGTGCTCGTGCGCCAGCGGGCACGGGCAAGGTCAGTCATGATGCTCCTCGATGATCGAAGTGATCATTTTCTCTGATTCTGCCTCACCCGACGCCAGCGCCTCCAGGTCCGACCAGACGTGTTCGAAGGCGGCCACCTCGGCTGGCTTGTCCAAATACAGCGCTCCGGTGATGTTCTCCAGGTAGACGGTGGTCGGCTCGGTCGACGCCCGGCCGAACGCCTGCGGGAAGCCCAGCAGGACGAAGGTGCCGGTCTCGCTGGCCAGGGGCGGACCGGCGGCGAACGGGAGCACCCGCAGGCTCACGTTCGGCAGCGCGGCCACGTCGAGCAGGTGGCGGAGCTGGCCGGCCATCGCCCGGCGGTCGGGGATGGTGCGCCGCAGCACCGCTTCGCTCAGGACGACCCGCAGCACCGGCGCGGTGGGCAGCCGGCGCACGAGGATGCCCTGTCGCTGCAACCTGACCTCGACAAGCTTCTCCCGCTCCTCCCGCTCAGGGTCGGGTTCTTGCGGCGGAACAACTCGCCGGCGTACTCGCGGGTCTGCAGGAGGCCGGGGATCAGCTCAGCGTCGTATTGCCGCAGGACCGACGCCGACGATTCCAGGCCGACGTACAGCGAGAACCAGGACGGGACGACATCGCCGTACGAATGCCACCATCCTTTGGCGCGAGTCTCCTTCGCCAGACCGGCGACGATGTCTCTCATGTCGTCCGGCACACGGTAGAGAGCGCACATCGCACGGGCGTCCACCACCCGCACGGGGACCAGACCCTTCTCGATGCGCCACACCTTCTGCCGCGAGCAGTCCAGCGCCTCCGCTGCGGCGTCAAGCGTCACCGCGGCGTCCACCCGGAGCTGCGTGAGCAGCCGGCCGAGCTGTCGCCGAGGAACCGTGGACCCGCTTGTTTCATCAGTCATGCAACATCACCGCGCCCCTCCTGCAACATCGAATGTTTCACCCCGCACGCAATTCTTTTCCATTCCGCGTGCGTCAATACGGCCCGAGAGTAGGGCGGCGGGGAGCGTTGCACAAGGGGGCCGGCGTGGAACACGCTGTCACGTATCCGGATCGCGAATAGCGCCAACCGAAATGGCGTTCGGCAGGCCGCCACCAATGCGGGATACGGGCCGGGAAATGTGTCGGAGAGGATGCCGTGGCGCGCGTGTCGTACAACGAATATCTCTTGGTCACCGCGCTCACCCTCGCCCGTCGGCACCGGCCCGTCTGGAGCTGGGCGCGCTGGCGCAGGGTGTGCCGCTGCGGCGCGGAGTTGCCCTGCCGGGCCCGCCACCGCATCCCGATCAACCGCGGGCACTGGCCGACGTGACCGACCTGAAGCCCGGCGACCTCCTGCTGATCGGCGAGGGCTGCTCGGTGCAGTTCTCCGGCGAACGCGCGCTGCGCCTGCGACTGGTGAGTGTGGACACGCGCCCGACGTACGACGGGTGGGTCTGGTTGACCGGCTACGTCCTGAGCGACAAGGACCTGGCAGTCGACAAGCGGGAGGTGTACGTGCGGCGGGCCGGTCTGCGGGTGCTGCGTACCGCCCCTGCGCCGGCCCGGCGGGCCCGGTCTTGACGGCCGTACCCGGGATTGGTGTCAGGAAACGCCCAGGTGGGTATTTCCGGGTGGTACCGCGTGGGTGCCACCCGATTCCGTCGGCCACCACGCATTCATCAGGAGGTGTGTAGTGGTCAGGATTCCTTCGCTGTCCCGCCGGTCCGAGCCGGCGCCGACGCGGGACGAGAACCTCGACGGCCGGATCGACGGCCGCGACACCCCGGTCGCCGACCGGGACAGCAGCACGGCGGTCACCGACACCGACCGGTCCGAGGACGTCACCGGCCGACCGGTGGTCACCGATCGGGACGCCGACCAGACGACGTACCGCAGCACCACGGCGACCGACGACCAGGCCGGCGCGGCCGAGCGGCGTGCCGCGGAGCGCGCGGCCGTGGCCCGGGCCGCCACCGCCCGCCCGCTTGAGGGCGATTCCCGACCCGGCGCCGTCCGGTCGGCCGACACCCCGACCCCGCCGGCCAGCGTCGCGGCGACCGCACCGACTGTCGACCGCACGGCCGAGCGCGACACCGACGTCGACCGGGACCGCACGACCCGGCGACCCGAGCGCGACACTGACCTCGACCGGACGACCGGGCGGCCCGACCCGACGGACCGCGTCGTGACCGACCGCCCGGTCGACCCGACCCCCGGCCACACCGAGCCGGAGCCCCCGGTGACGCGCGGCCCGAAGCCACGGGCCAGCCTGCTCGCCACCCTCGGCCTGATCGTCTCCGTCGCCGGTGCGCTGTTCGTGCTGACCGGCACCCTCGCCGGGTACGGCATCGGGCTCGGCGCGTTCGGCGCGGTGCTCTCGGTGCTCGGGCTGATGGCCACCCGCCGCCGGCACGTCGCCGGCAAGACCGACGCGCTGTTCGGCGTGCTCATCGGGCTCGCGGCGGTGGTGATCGGCGTGCTGGCGATGACCGGTCAGTTCGACTGGCCGACCACCGACGGCGACTGGGTGCCGCGCTTCCGGGAGTGGCTCGACTCACAGTTTGTGGACCGTTTCTAGCGGGCACTGTTCCGCTCGCCGGTGATGCACCGGCGAAAGACCCGGCGGTTCGCCGGCAGCCCGACCACCCGGTGGTTCACCGGCCGGGCGACACCCTTTCAGGGGCGGCGGTTCGCCGCCCCTGAAGTGTTTCCGGGGCCCGGTTCGCCGGGCCCCGAAGCGTTTTCACGACTCCGCTTGCCCTCCACGCAACGAATCGCAGCCCCAGACCGCTCAGACGCAACGAATGTTCGGTCTGCGCAACTCTCGGTGGTGGATCCTGCCGCTGGACCCGCATAGCGTTGAGCAACGGCGCCAGCCCGTGGGCCACGGAGGCCGGGCGCGCCCGACCCCTGGGAGCAGGACAATGACGATGGACGCCACCAGCCAGCGCCTGTTGATGTGCCGGCCGACGTACTTCGCCGTCGACTACGCGATCAACCCGTGGATGGACCCGAGCGCGCCTGTCGACGCCGCGCTTGCCGTCCGCCAGTGGGAGCAGCTGCGCCAGACGTACCTTGACCTGGGCCACACCGTCGAGGAGATCACTCCGGTGCCCGGCCTGCCCGACATGGTCTTCGCCGCCAACGGCGGCACGGTGATCGACGGCAAGGCGATGGCCGTGCAGTTCCGCGACCCGCAGCGCGCCGACGAGGCGCCTGCCTACCGGGCCTGGTTCGAGGCCGCCGGCTTCGAGATGTACGACCCGAAGCACGTCAACGAGGGCGAGGGCGACGTCCTGCTGGCCGGTGACCACCTGCTTGCCGGCACCGGTTTCCGCACCGCCCACGCCGC
The DNA window shown above is from Micromonospora lupini and carries:
- a CDS encoding carbohydrate kinase family protein — protein: MIVVAGEALIDLVVTADGQRAVPGGSPANVAVTLARLDKPVRLLARLGPDGYGRQIAEHLTANRVDLRWAVHAEEPTSVAVATLNAAGQASYEFRLDGTADWQWTPQELPELAGSSATALHTGSLALALAPGAHVLEGLLSRERDRDGLTISIDLNLRPSIVTDRAAEQVRARRQIRLAHLVKASDEDLAWLYPDRSVGDVLAEWREAGVACGVVTRGGEGALLLAPNGALHEQKAVRTTVVDTVGAGDSFTGGLLAALADVDALGDRPADRLAAVTEQQWSTVLRQAATVAALTCAHRGADPPRKPEVDALLAVAG
- a CDS encoding AGE family epimerase/isomerase: MTDLPRPDAATTPAPAGSPDLPDLDGFLADQTRTLLDTARRAVRPEGGFWWLTDDRTPDRGEPLHTWITCRMTHVAALAHSGGDPDAAALVDHGVAALSTLLRDDRFGGWFGGVDQQGTPTDERKAGYDHAFVLLAASSATRAGRPGADRLLADVLTVVRDRFWDDDAGAVRESWNRDWTVTEDYRGANSSMHMVEAFLAAAAATGDASWTDRALRIATHLVHTEAARHDWRLPEHFTADWTPLLDYNRDQPADPFRPYGSTMGHWLEWARLLLELEAVLQQPPGWLVADARTLFAAAVRRGWAVDGADGFVYTIDWDDRPVVRSRMHWVLAEAIGAAITLHRRTGDAVYADWYRVFWAYARRYLIDGTGWRHELDAENLPADTVWHGRPDVYHAYQAVLLSRSADGLGGPGPLAPGTVTA
- a CDS encoding nucleoside deaminase, translating into MTPEDETFLRRAVDIASRAGAAGERPFGSLLVGADGVVLIEDHNTVVSDSDITAHPELKLARWAARQLSPEAAAGTTMFTSCQPCPMCATAIDRSGLGRVVYALSGEQFEEVKPATPPLPPVRYEGPALFEDARRPIDDYY
- a CDS encoding aminoglycoside phosphotransferase family protein — its product is MDLPEGLAWIRGSAGGRAWLATLPRLLAECAEGWSLRLGPPFRYAYASLALPADLPDGTAAVLKLQFPAEDSQHEAHALAHWDGDGAIRLLAHDPQRHALLVERCRPGTPLYELPTDRALDAAIDVLPRLWRPAGAPFTPLAAEAAGWLDRIPRSWERTGRPYERRLLDAACSLLVDLASSQGEQVLVNQDMHAGNVLAADREPWLVIDPKPLSGEREFSVVPLVRGQELGHSPAAVRHRLDRLSTELGLDTERVRGWTIGHTMAWSIDGDVVFPHQIETVRWLLDGE
- a CDS encoding Fpg/Nei family DNA glycosylase produces the protein MPEGHTIHRLAARHAELFAGDKLHAASPQGRFAEGAARLSGTVLESTEAYGKHLLHHYADELTLHVHLGLYGKFTDGPGTPPDPVGQLRLRLASDRHWLDLRGPTACELFTPPEVSALRERLGPDPLRADADPERAYARISRSPTPLAALLLDQSVVAGTGLIFVTEALFRAGLPPTMPGRGLTRVGWDALWADLVELMRLALRQGRIDTVRAVHLPEAMGRPPRVDRHGGEVYVYRRAGGLCHVCGTEVSRGELAGRNLYWCRTCQPA
- a CDS encoding DUF397 domain-containing protein, which translates into the protein MTDLARARWRTSTRSGGSGGNCVEVADNLPDVVGVRDSKDPTGPALTFAPATWAAFVTDLKEQRQG
- a CDS encoding sulfite exporter TauE/SafE family protein — translated: MVRIPSLSRRSEPAPTRDENLDGRIDGRDTPVADRDSSTAVTDTDRSEDVTGRPVVTDRDADQTTYRSTTATDDQAGAAERRAAERAAVARAATARPLEGDSRPGAVRSADTPTPPASVAATAPTVDRTAERDTDVDRDRTTRRPERDTDLDRTTGRPDPTDRVVTDRPVDPTPGHTEPEPPVTRGPKPRASLLATLGLIVSVAGALFVLTGTLAGYGIGLGAFGAVLSVLGLMATRRRHVAGKTDALFGVLIGLAAVVIGVLAMTGQFDWPTTDGDWVPRFREWLDSQFVDRF